One part of the Dermacentor andersoni chromosome 2, qqDerAnde1_hic_scaffold, whole genome shotgun sequence genome encodes these proteins:
- the mRpL10 gene encoding large ribosomal subunit protein uL10m isoform X2, producing the protein MAALRAVVKLNPRIACPLVSQVRYRRIRGRNPREPHFEKKAILEACKPIIPRRTEPDWESCYLAKRIDVEREPHPYNRIRANILRNELHEAKLICFMHENASTREDRIKVHNMLFKKNYFLKAYNNETVRLAITGTKFESAMPFTLSRNALVLSPEADVRTFFKLMKKMPQFILLAGIVHGCFLSREELQWLSAVPNIEYLQGQTCAILASAASRTLQMTSHHQTKLSQLLASHANPANPGNESAANDDAPAQSS; encoded by the exons ATGGCCGCGCTCAGAGCAGTTGTGAAGCTCAATCCAA GGATCGCGTGCCCTCTGGTAAGTCAAGTAAGGTACCGGCGCATTCGTGGACGAAATCCAAGGGAACCCCACTTTGAAAAGAAGGCGATTTTGGAAGCATGCAAGCCTATTATACCGCGACGCACCGAGCCGGATTGGGAGAGTTGTTACCTGGCCAAGCGCATTGACGTGGAAAGAGAG CCGCACCCGtacaatagaataagagcaaacATTCTTCGAAATGAGCTGCACGAAGCTAAGCTCATTTGCTTCATGCATGAAAACGCGTCCACTAGAGAGGACAGGATAAAAGTACACAACATGCTGTTCAAAAAG AACTATTTCCTCAAAGCATACAACAATGAAACAGTACGCCTCGCCATCACTGGAACCAAGTTTGAGTCTGCGATGCCTTTTACGCTATCTCGAAATGCCCTCGTCCTTAGCCCAGAAGCAGACGTGCGAACATTCTTCAAGTTGATGAAGAAGATGCCACAGTTTATACTCCTCG CTGGCATAGTGCACGGATGTTTCCTCAGTAGAGAAGAACTGCAGTGGTTGAGTGCAGTGCCGAATATTGAGTACCTCCAAGGACAGACATGTGCAATCCTCGCATCAGCAGCGTCGAGGACTCTCCAGATGACTTCTCACCACCAGACTAAGTTATCCCAACTTCTGGCTAGCCATGCCAATCCTGCAAATCCTGGCAACGAAAGTGCAGCCAATGATGATGCCCCAGCCCAGTCTTCGTAA
- the mRpL10 gene encoding large ribosomal subunit protein uL10m isoform X1: MYKVNTDAVCDDEFLYADYDFLAGIACPLVSQVRYRRIRGRNPREPHFEKKAILEACKPIIPRRTEPDWESCYLAKRIDVEREPHPYNRIRANILRNELHEAKLICFMHENASTREDRIKVHNMLFKKNYFLKAYNNETVRLAITGTKFESAMPFTLSRNALVLSPEADVRTFFKLMKKMPQFILLAGIVHGCFLSREELQWLSAVPNIEYLQGQTCAILASAASRTLQMTSHHQTKLSQLLASHANPANPGNESAANDDAPAQSS, encoded by the exons ATGTATAAAGTGAACACTGATGCCGTTTGTGACGACGAATTTCTGTATGCAGACTACGATTTTCTTGCAGGGATCGCGTGCCCTCTGGTAAGTCAAGTAAGGTACCGGCGCATTCGTGGACGAAATCCAAGGGAACCCCACTTTGAAAAGAAGGCGATTTTGGAAGCATGCAAGCCTATTATACCGCGACGCACCGAGCCGGATTGGGAGAGTTGTTACCTGGCCAAGCGCATTGACGTGGAAAGAGAG CCGCACCCGtacaatagaataagagcaaacATTCTTCGAAATGAGCTGCACGAAGCTAAGCTCATTTGCTTCATGCATGAAAACGCGTCCACTAGAGAGGACAGGATAAAAGTACACAACATGCTGTTCAAAAAG AACTATTTCCTCAAAGCATACAACAATGAAACAGTACGCCTCGCCATCACTGGAACCAAGTTTGAGTCTGCGATGCCTTTTACGCTATCTCGAAATGCCCTCGTCCTTAGCCCAGAAGCAGACGTGCGAACATTCTTCAAGTTGATGAAGAAGATGCCACAGTTTATACTCCTCG CTGGCATAGTGCACGGATGTTTCCTCAGTAGAGAAGAACTGCAGTGGTTGAGTGCAGTGCCGAATATTGAGTACCTCCAAGGACAGACATGTGCAATCCTCGCATCAGCAGCGTCGAGGACTCTCCAGATGACTTCTCACCACCAGACTAAGTTATCCCAACTTCTGGCTAGCCATGCCAATCCTGCAAATCCTGGCAACGAAAGTGCAGCCAATGATGATGCCCCAGCCCAGTCTTCGTAA
- the Mat1 gene encoding CDK-activating kinase assembly factor MAT1 has product MDELACPRCRTTKYRNPSLRLMVNVCGHALCDNCVELLFVKGSGACPQCNVPLRRGNFRLQIFEDSKVEKEVDIRRKILKDYNKREEDFETLRAYNDYLEEVETIIYNLANEIDVEATRRKVEQYKRENKSQIQKGKLKASKDEEYLEELLEQERQESELRRDQLAEVEKAAQREKLKQKESLIDDLMFSDLPANKILASHGDKLRQVAGPKPLPPKPVTAEFSTGIKFRHKEAFLPIPKVVEGPLYKYTAPTLDLCGPAAPSLESLSPLGYTNHVRATVEAEEAGGFLAGLACQRALQDAFCGLHFKVAEEVS; this is encoded by the exons ATGGATGAATTGGCTTGCCCACGATGCCGGACGACAAAGTATCGCAACCCCTCATTGCGGCTTATGGTGAATGTCTGCGGCCATGCCCTGTGTGACAACTGCGTTGAGCTGCTCTTTGTTAAGGGTTCAGGGGCCTGTCCACAGTGTAATGTGCCTTTGAGAAGAG GCAATTTTCGGCTGCAAATTTTTGAAGATTCGAAAGTAGAGAAGGAGGTGGACATAAGACGGAAGATACTCAAG GACTACAACAAGcgtgaggaggactttgagacgCTGCGGGCTTATAATGACTATCTCGAGGAAGTTGAAACCATAATTTACAACCTGGCCAATGAAATTGACGTCGAGGCAACACGGCGGAAAGTTGAGCAGTACAAGAGGGAAAATAAGTCCCAAATACAGAAAGGAAAG CTTAAAGCCTCAAAAGATGAGGAGTACTTGGAAGAACTTTTGGAGCAAGAACGACAGGAGTCTGAACTGAG ACGTGACCAGCTGGCTGAAGTGGAGAAAGCGGCACAGCGCGAGAAGCTAAAGCAGAAGGAGTCGCTTATCGACGACCTCATGTTCTCGGATTTGCCAGCCAATAAGATCCTAGCCAGCCACGGAGACAAGCTGCGACAGGTGGCAGGTCCAAAGCCACTACCTCCAAAGCCAGTCACGGCAGAGTTCTCCACTGGCATAAAGTTCCGGCATAAGGAGGCTTTCCTTCCCATACCAAAg GTTGTTGAAGGCCCACTCTACAAGTACACTGCTCCCACGCTGGACCTGTGCGGGCCAGCAGCCCCAAGCTTGGAGTCGCTTTCACCTTTAGGCTacacaaaccacgtgcgagccACAGTGGAAGCTGAGGAGGCTGGAGGATTCCTGGCAGGGCTAGCTTGCCAGAGGGCACTGCAAGATGCATTCTGTGGTCTCCATTTCAAGGTGGCTGAAGAAGTTTCATGA